In Pantoea cypripedii, the following proteins share a genomic window:
- a CDS encoding FNR family transcription factor, giving the protein MIPEKRSIRRIQSGGCAIHCQDCSISQLCIPFTLNEHELDQLDNIIERKKPIQKGQTLFKAGDELKSLYAIRSGTIKSYTITEQGDEQITGFHLAGDLVGFDAIVSAHHPSFAQALETAMVCEIPFETLDDLSGKMPALRQQMMRLMSGEIKGDQDMILLLSKKNAEERLAAFIWNLSRRFGQRGFSQREFRLTMTRGDIGNYLGLTVETISRLLGRFQKSGMLAVKGKYITIENHALLAELAGQTEQAA; this is encoded by the coding sequence ATGATCCCGGAAAAACGCAGCATTCGACGTATTCAGTCTGGCGGTTGTGCCATCCATTGTCAGGATTGCAGTATCAGCCAGTTGTGTATTCCCTTCACGCTGAACGAGCACGAACTGGATCAGCTGGATAATATCATTGAACGTAAAAAGCCGATTCAGAAAGGCCAGACATTGTTCAAAGCCGGTGATGAACTGAAATCTTTATACGCTATTCGCTCTGGCACCATCAAAAGTTACACCATCACTGAACAGGGTGACGAACAGATTACCGGCTTCCATCTGGCAGGTGATTTGGTAGGTTTTGACGCCATTGTCAGCGCCCATCACCCGAGTTTTGCTCAGGCACTGGAAACCGCGATGGTGTGCGAGATCCCCTTTGAGACCCTCGACGATCTGTCCGGCAAAATGCCTGCCCTGCGTCAGCAGATGATGCGCCTGATGAGTGGCGAGATTAAGGGCGATCAGGACATGATTCTGTTGCTGTCGAAAAAGAACGCTGAAGAACGTCTGGCTGCCTTTATCTGGAACCTGTCACGCCGCTTCGGTCAGCGTGGTTTTTCCCAGCGCGAGTTCCGGTTGACCATGACGCGTGGCGATATTGGTAACTATCTGGGACTAACCGTAGAAACCATCAGCCGTTTACTCGGTCGTTTCCAGAAAAGTGGCATGCTGGCGGTAAAAGGCAAATATATCACTATTGAAAACCATGCTTTGCTGGCAGAACTTGCTGGTCAGACTGAACAGGCTGCCTGA
- the uspE gene encoding universal stress protein UspE yields MSRYQNILVAIDAQQDDQPALRRAVYLNQRIGGKIKAFLPIYDFSYEMTTLLSPDERGNMRKGVISQRTEWIREQAHAYLEAGVDIEIKVIWHNRPFEAIIHEVMTHQHDLVLKMAHQHDRLEAVIFTPTDWHLLRKCPCPVWMVKDQPWPEGGKALVAVNLASEEPHHDALNQKLIQETTVLAEMVNHTEVHLVGAYPITPINIAIELPDFDPSVYNDAIRGQHLVAMKALRQKFSISEEFTHVAKGLPEEVIPDIAAHLGAGIVVLGTIGRTGLSAAFLGNTAEQVIDHLRCDLLAIKPDDFKSPIELDDDDEEDDDE; encoded by the coding sequence ATGTCCCGGTACCAAAATATTCTGGTCGCGATTGATGCACAGCAGGATGATCAACCCGCGCTGCGGCGTGCGGTTTATCTCAATCAACGCATCGGCGGAAAAATCAAAGCTTTCCTGCCTATCTATGATTTTTCATACGAAATGACCACGCTACTGTCGCCGGATGAGCGTGGCAATATGCGCAAAGGCGTGATAAGCCAGCGTACCGAGTGGATCCGTGAACAAGCCCACGCCTACTTAGAGGCGGGTGTCGATATTGAAATCAAAGTGATCTGGCATAACCGCCCCTTTGAAGCGATTATTCATGAGGTCATGACCCATCAGCACGACCTGGTGCTGAAGATGGCGCACCAGCACGATCGGCTGGAAGCGGTGATCTTCACCCCCACCGACTGGCATCTGCTGCGCAAATGTCCGTGCCCGGTGTGGATGGTTAAAGACCAGCCGTGGCCGGAAGGCGGCAAAGCGCTGGTGGCGGTGAACCTTGCCAGCGAAGAACCTCATCATGATGCCCTCAACCAAAAATTGATTCAGGAAACCACGGTGCTGGCGGAAATGGTTAACCATACCGAAGTGCATCTGGTGGGTGCCTACCCGATTACCCCGATAAACATCGCTATCGAACTGCCGGACTTCGATCCCAGCGTTTATAACGATGCGATTCGCGGCCAGCATCTGGTGGCGATGAAAGCACTGCGTCAGAAGTTTTCCATCAGTGAAGAGTTCACCCATGTGGCAAAAGGCTTGCCGGAAGAAGTGATCCCCGATATCGCGGCCCATTTAGGGGCGGGAATTGTGGTGCTGGGCACCATTGGCCGTACCGGATTATCTGCGGCGTTTCTGGGGAATACCGCTGAACAGGTGATCGATCATCTGCGTTGCGATTTGCTGGCCATTAAGCCTGATGACTTTAAATCACCCATCGAACTTGATGATGATGACGAAGAAGACGATGACGAATAA
- the pntB gene encoding Re/Si-specific NAD(P)(+) transhydrogenase subunit beta, translating into MSGGLVTAAYIVAAILFIFSLAGLSKHETSKQGNIFGMSGMALALLATIFGPNSGNVAWILLAMVIGGAIGVRLAKKVEMTEMPELVAILHSFVGLAAVLVGFNSYLDHAPGLSAVMENIHLTEVFLGIFIGAVTFTGSIVAFGKLRGKISSRPLMLPHRHKLNLLALVVSFALLVWFVRTESTGAQVFALLLMTLIALAFGWHLVASIGGADMPVVVSMLNSYSGWAAAAAGFMLSNDLLIVTGALVGSSGAILSYIMCKAMNRSFISVIAGGFGTDTSVGGESEEAGEHREINAEETAELLKASTSVIITPGYGMAVAQAQYPVAEITEKLRARGIKVRFGIHPVAGRLPGHMNVLLAEAKVPYDVVLEMDEINDDFSDTDTVLVIGANDTVNPAAQEDPRSPIAGMPVLEVWKAQNVIVFKRSMNTGYAGVQNPLFFKDNTQMLFGDAKASVEGILRAL; encoded by the coding sequence ATGTCTGGCGGATTAGTCACTGCAGCATACATTGTTGCCGCGATTCTGTTTATTTTCAGCCTTGCCGGTCTCTCTAAACATGAGACTTCAAAGCAGGGTAACATTTTTGGCATGAGCGGGATGGCTCTCGCGCTGCTTGCAACCATCTTTGGCCCCAACAGCGGTAACGTTGCCTGGATCCTGCTGGCGATGGTGATCGGCGGTGCAATTGGTGTCCGTCTGGCGAAGAAAGTCGAAATGACCGAAATGCCGGAACTGGTTGCTATCCTGCACAGTTTCGTCGGTCTGGCAGCGGTACTGGTCGGTTTTAATAGCTACCTCGACCACGCACCGGGCCTGTCGGCGGTGATGGAAAACATCCATCTGACCGAAGTGTTCCTCGGCATCTTTATCGGTGCGGTCACCTTCACCGGTTCAATCGTCGCCTTTGGTAAATTGCGCGGTAAAATTTCATCGCGTCCGCTGATGCTGCCGCATCGCCATAAGCTGAACTTGCTGGCGCTGGTGGTTTCATTTGCGCTGCTGGTGTGGTTTGTCCGCACGGAAAGCACTGGGGCGCAGGTGTTTGCATTGCTGCTGATGACGCTCATCGCGCTGGCCTTTGGCTGGCACCTGGTGGCTTCCATCGGCGGAGCTGACATGCCGGTGGTGGTCTCGATGCTGAACTCCTACTCAGGTTGGGCGGCGGCCGCAGCAGGTTTCATGCTGAGCAATGACTTGTTGATCGTCACCGGTGCGCTGGTGGGTTCGAGCGGTGCCATCCTGTCTTACATTATGTGTAAGGCGATGAACCGTTCATTTATCAGCGTGATTGCCGGTGGCTTTGGTACGGACACCAGCGTCGGTGGTGAGAGCGAAGAAGCCGGTGAACACCGTGAGATCAATGCCGAAGAAACCGCCGAGCTGCTGAAAGCTTCAACCTCAGTGATCATCACCCCTGGCTACGGCATGGCGGTGGCACAGGCGCAGTACCCGGTGGCGGAAATCACCGAGAAGCTGCGTGCACGCGGTATCAAAGTGCGTTTTGGTATTCATCCGGTGGCCGGTCGTCTGCCGGGTCATATGAACGTACTGCTGGCGGAAGCCAAAGTGCCGTATGACGTGGTGCTGGAGATGGATGAGATCAACGATGATTTCAGCGATACCGACACCGTACTGGTTATCGGTGCGAACGACACCGTGAACCCGGCAGCGCAGGAAGATCCACGCAGTCCTATCGCGGGTATGCCAGTGCTGGAAGTCTGGAAGGCGCAGAACGTTATCGTCTTCAAACGCTCTATGAATACTGGCTATGCCGGTGTGCAGAACCCGCTGTTCTTCAAAGACAACACGCAAATGTTGTTTGGTGATGCGAAGGCCAGCGTAGAAGGCATTCTGCGCGCGCTGTAA
- the pntA gene encoding Re/Si-specific NAD(P)(+) transhydrogenase subunit alpha produces the protein MLIGIPKERLANESRVAATPKTVEQLIKLGFSVTIEQGAGIRASFDDESFVAAGATISNTADVWQSDIVLKVNAPDEAEIELTRAGSTLVSFIWPAQNPALLEKLAARKVTVMAMDSVPRISRAQALDALSSMANIAGYRAIVEAAHEFGRFFTGQITAAGKVPPAKVMVIGAGVAGLAAIGAAGSLGAIVRAFDTRPEVKEQVQSMGAEFLELDFEEEAGSGDGYAKVMSEAFIKAEMELFAAQAKEVDIIVTTALIPGRPAPKLITKEMVASMNPGSVIVDLAAQTGGNCELTVADQVTLTSNGVKIIGYTDLPSRLPTQSSQLYGTNLVNLLKLLCKEKDGQINVDFEDVVIRGVTVIRDGEVTWPAPPIQVSAAPKAAQPAAAPKQKVEEKPASPWRKFVLLALAVVLFACLANVAPPEFLSHFTVFALSCVVGYYVVWNVSHALHTPLMSVTNAISGIIVVGAVLQMGHGGWVTLLAFIAVLIASINIFGGFTVTQRMLKMFRKN, from the coding sequence ATGTTAATTGGGATACCCAAAGAGCGGTTAGCCAATGAATCGCGCGTGGCCGCCACGCCGAAAACCGTTGAGCAACTGATCAAGCTGGGATTCAGCGTCACTATCGAGCAGGGTGCAGGTATTCGTGCCAGCTTTGATGATGAAAGTTTTGTTGCCGCAGGGGCCACCATCAGCAACACCGCTGACGTGTGGCAGTCAGATATCGTGTTGAAAGTGAATGCGCCCGACGAGGCTGAAATCGAGCTGACGCGCGCAGGTAGCACCCTGGTCAGCTTTATCTGGCCAGCACAGAATCCGGCACTGCTGGAAAAACTGGCGGCGCGCAAGGTCACCGTGATGGCGATGGATTCCGTGCCGCGTATTTCCCGCGCCCAGGCGCTGGATGCACTCAGCTCGATGGCTAATATTGCCGGTTATCGTGCCATTGTTGAAGCCGCGCATGAATTTGGCCGTTTCTTTACCGGTCAAATCACCGCGGCAGGTAAAGTGCCTCCCGCTAAAGTGATGGTGATTGGTGCGGGCGTGGCTGGCCTGGCTGCGATTGGCGCGGCGGGAAGTCTGGGCGCTATCGTGCGTGCATTCGATACCCGTCCGGAAGTGAAGGAACAGGTACAGAGTATGGGTGCCGAGTTCCTTGAGCTGGATTTCGAGGAAGAAGCGGGCAGCGGCGACGGCTATGCCAAAGTGATGTCAGAGGCCTTTATTAAGGCGGAGATGGAACTGTTTGCCGCGCAGGCTAAAGAAGTGGACATCATCGTCACCACGGCGTTGATTCCGGGCAGACCGGCACCGAAGCTGATTACCAAAGAGATGGTTGCCAGCATGAATCCGGGAAGCGTGATTGTCGATCTGGCGGCGCAAACCGGCGGTAACTGTGAGTTGACCGTTGCTGATCAGGTCACGTTGACCAGCAACGGCGTCAAGATCATTGGTTACACCGATCTGCCAAGCCGTCTGCCGACCCAGTCTTCTCAGCTGTATGGCACCAACCTGGTGAACCTGCTGAAGCTGCTGTGTAAAGAGAAAGACGGTCAAATCAATGTCGATTTCGAAGACGTGGTGATTCGTGGTGTGACGGTCATCCGTGACGGCGAAGTGACCTGGCCGGCCCCGCCGATTCAGGTATCCGCTGCACCGAAAGCCGCACAACCTGCCGCAGCGCCGAAACAAAAAGTTGAAGAAAAACCGGCATCGCCGTGGCGCAAATTTGTGCTGCTGGCACTGGCCGTGGTGTTGTTCGCCTGCCTGGCAAACGTCGCACCGCCGGAATTCCTGTCGCACTTTACCGTGTTCGCGCTCTCCTGCGTGGTGGGTTACTACGTGGTGTGGAACGTCAGCCACGCGCTGCATACCCCGCTGATGTCCGTGACCAACGCCATTTCCGGCATTATCGTGGTTGGCGCAGTGTTGCAGATGGGGCACGGCGGTTGGGTTACGCTGCTGGCATTTATCGCGGTGCTGATCGCCAGTATCAACATCTTTGGTGGCTTTACTGTCACCCAGCGCATGCTGAAAATGTTTCGTAAGAATTAA
- the ydgH gene encoding DUF1471 family protein YdgH, with amino-acid sequence MKLKNTILASTLLSLLAANAFAAQELTPEKAAALKPFQRINITGRFNAIGDAADAVSKRADELGAASYYIQGINDSNGNSGNWRVTADLYHADAPEASKQTEYLSYNGVKALPKAEAYRLEPFDTVSVSGFFPSQPDVNDAISKAAKEKGAASFFIVRQIDANNGGNQYVTAYVYKADAKERKVQSPNLIPADSEAGKAALAAGGAAAKNVEIPGVASSETPTSKVGRFFETQTSTGERYTVTLADGKKIQEVNAITAAQMQPFDSVTFTGHFGSPTEVSEEVAKRAGDKGAKYYHVTRQWQNQSGGNLTVSADLFK; translated from the coding sequence ATGAAGCTTAAGAACACTATTCTGGCGTCCACCTTGTTATCACTGCTGGCAGCCAATGCGTTTGCTGCGCAGGAACTGACGCCGGAAAAAGCGGCCGCGTTGAAGCCATTCCAACGTATTAATATCACCGGCCGTTTCAACGCGATTGGCGACGCTGCAGACGCCGTCTCTAAACGTGCTGACGAATTGGGCGCTGCCTCTTATTACATTCAGGGCATCAACGACAGCAATGGCAACAGCGGCAACTGGCGCGTCACCGCAGACCTGTACCACGCGGACGCTCCTGAAGCATCAAAGCAGACTGAATACCTCAGCTACAATGGCGTAAAAGCGCTGCCAAAAGCAGAAGCTTACCGTCTGGAGCCGTTCGATACCGTTTCCGTCAGCGGCTTTTTCCCCAGCCAGCCGGATGTCAACGACGCCATTTCTAAAGCAGCGAAAGAGAAAGGCGCGGCCTCCTTCTTTATTGTGCGTCAGATCGATGCTAACAACGGCGGCAACCAGTACGTTACCGCTTATGTCTACAAAGCCGATGCTAAAGAACGCAAAGTTCAGAGCCCGAACCTGATCCCTGCTGATTCTGAAGCCGGTAAAGCCGCACTGGCCGCAGGTGGTGCAGCGGCGAAAAACGTTGAGATCCCGGGTGTCGCCTCTTCAGAAACCCCAACCTCTAAAGTGGGTCGTTTCTTCGAAACACAAACCTCCACCGGTGAGCGTTACACGGTCACCTTAGCCGACGGCAAGAAAATCCAGGAAGTGAACGCGATTACCGCCGCACAGATGCAGCCGTTTGATAGCGTGACCTTTACCGGTCACTTCGGTTCACCGACTGAAGTGTCTGAAGAAGTGGCAAAACGTGCCGGTGACAAAGGGGCGAAGTATTATCACGTTACCCGTCAGTGGCAGAACCAGAGCGGCGGCAACCTGACTGTAAGCGCTGACCTGTTCAAGTAA
- a CDS encoding basic amino acid/polyamine antiporter, whose protein sequence is MDKKLGLSALTALVLSSMLGAGVFSLPQNMAAVAGPAALLIGWLITGVGILFLSLAMLLLTRLKPELDGGIFTYARAGFGELMGFCSAWGYWLCAVIANVSYLVIVFSALSFFTDTPDHVVFGDGNTWQAMLGASVLLWLVHALVLRGVQTAASINLLATLGKLVPLLLFVVLAVMAFNYDRFRLDFHGLALGKPLWEQVKQTMLITLWVFIGVEGAVVVSARARHKKDVGRATMLAVLAALLVYLLVTLLSLGVVPRAELAQMRNPSMAGLMQHLIGHWGDAVIAVGLIISVCGAYLSWTIMAAEVPFLAAQLGAFPRSIARQNRHNSPAASLWLTNGSVQVCLILIAVTGADYNTLLTIASEMILVPYLLVGLYLIKVVRGQQKTLAMLTGISASLYGIWLLYASGPLHLLLSVVLYAPGVLLFLYARRGGRASQALSQLERIAIVLLIAASLPAVWQLTN, encoded by the coding sequence TTGGATAAAAAATTAGGTCTTAGTGCACTCACCGCGCTGGTGCTCAGTTCAATGCTCGGTGCGGGTGTTTTTAGCCTGCCGCAAAATATGGCCGCCGTCGCCGGTCCGGCAGCGTTGCTGATTGGCTGGTTAATTACCGGTGTGGGAATTCTGTTTCTCTCCCTGGCGATGCTGTTGCTGACACGCCTCAAACCCGAGCTGGATGGTGGTATCTTCACCTATGCGCGCGCCGGATTTGGCGAGTTGATGGGATTCTGTTCGGCGTGGGGATACTGGCTTTGTGCGGTTATCGCCAACGTTTCCTATCTGGTGATTGTGTTTTCAGCGCTGAGTTTCTTTACCGATACGCCGGACCACGTGGTATTTGGTGATGGAAATACCTGGCAGGCGATGCTCGGTGCCTCGGTGCTGCTGTGGCTGGTCCATGCGTTGGTGCTGCGCGGCGTGCAAACGGCAGCCAGCATCAATTTGCTGGCGACCCTCGGCAAACTGGTTCCGCTGCTGCTGTTTGTGGTGCTGGCAGTGATGGCGTTTAACTACGATCGTTTCCGTCTTGATTTCCACGGTTTGGCGCTCGGTAAACCGCTGTGGGAACAGGTTAAGCAGACTATGCTGATCACCCTTTGGGTGTTTATCGGTGTTGAAGGTGCGGTGGTGGTCTCAGCCCGCGCGCGTCATAAGAAAGATGTGGGGCGCGCGACAATGCTGGCGGTGCTGGCCGCGCTGCTGGTTTATCTGCTGGTGACGCTGCTGTCGCTGGGTGTGGTACCGCGCGCGGAGCTGGCGCAAATGCGTAACCCTTCGATGGCTGGATTGATGCAGCATCTGATCGGCCACTGGGGTGACGCAGTCATCGCCGTCGGCTTGATCATCTCGGTATGCGGTGCCTACCTGAGCTGGACCATTATGGCCGCTGAAGTCCCGTTTCTCGCCGCGCAATTGGGGGCTTTTCCGCGCAGCATTGCCCGGCAGAACCGCCATAACTCCCCCGCTGCCTCGCTATGGCTAACCAACGGCAGCGTGCAGGTGTGTCTGATTCTGATTGCCGTCACCGGCGCGGATTACAACACCCTGCTTACCATCGCCTCGGAGATGATTCTCGTACCTTATCTGCTGGTCGGTCTCTATCTGATCAAGGTGGTTCGCGGGCAGCAAAAAACCCTGGCGATGCTGACGGGCATCAGTGCCAGCCTGTACGGTATCTGGCTGTTGTACGCGTCAGGTCCGTTACATCTGCTGCTGTCTGTGGTGCTTTACGCGCCGGGTGTACTGTTGTTTCTGTACGCGCGTCGTGGCGGCCGTGCCAGCCAGGCACTGTCACAGCTGGAACGTATCGCTATCGTCTTGTTAATCGCCGCGTCACTGCCTGCCGTATGGCAGCTGACGAATTAA
- the rstA gene encoding two-component system response regulator RstA, protein MNKIVYVEDEPEVGELIAAYLGRHDIDVIVETRGDRAEATIAAADPDLVMLDIMLPGKDGMTLCRDLRASWQGPIVLLTSLDSDMNHILALEMGANDYILKTTPPAVLLARLRLHLRQAHIGQPEVTPAVQSSQKVLRFGSLTIDALNRQVTLFEEHITLSTADFDLLWELANHAGQILNRDALLQTLRGVSYDGMDRSIDVAISRLRKKLYDSATEPFRIKTIRNKGYLFAPQAWDTRSA, encoded by the coding sequence ATGAACAAGATTGTATATGTGGAAGATGAACCGGAAGTAGGCGAATTGATCGCTGCCTACCTCGGACGTCATGACATTGACGTGATTGTGGAAACGCGCGGTGACCGCGCAGAAGCCACCATTGCTGCCGCCGATCCCGATTTAGTGATGCTGGATATCATGCTGCCGGGCAAAGACGGCATGACCTTATGTCGCGACTTACGTGCCAGCTGGCAAGGCCCCATTGTGTTGCTGACCTCGCTCGACAGCGATATGAACCACATTCTGGCGCTGGAAATGGGTGCCAACGATTATATTCTGAAAACCACCCCACCTGCGGTGCTGCTGGCGCGCCTGCGTCTCCATTTGCGTCAGGCGCATATCGGCCAGCCGGAAGTCACCCCAGCGGTACAAAGTTCGCAGAAGGTACTGCGCTTTGGCTCGCTGACTATCGATGCGTTGAATCGTCAGGTCACGCTGTTTGAGGAACACATCACCCTTTCCACCGCGGACTTTGACCTGCTGTGGGAACTGGCCAACCACGCCGGGCAGATTCTCAACCGTGATGCGTTATTACAAACCCTGCGTGGCGTCAGCTATGACGGGATGGATCGCAGCATTGATGTGGCTATTTCGCGCCTGCGCAAGAAACTGTATGACAGCGCCACCGAGCCGTTCCGCATCAAAACCATCCGTAATAAAGGCTACCTGTTCGCGCCGCAGGCCTGGGATACCCGTTCCGCATGA
- the rstB gene encoding two-component system sensor histidine kinase RstB, whose protein sequence is MRKLFIQFYLLLFVCFLVMTLLVGLVYKFTAERAGRQSMNDLMASSLFLMRSELREIPPRDWNKTIRSLDLDLSFNLHIEPMSKYELDEPDMKRLRAGEIVALDDQYTFLQHIPRSHYVLSVGPIPYLFYLHQMRLLDIALLAFIGMSLALPVFIWMRPHWKEMLRLEKAAQRFGRGELDVRTHFDSTSSLFRLGVAFNQMADNINTLVASKKQLIDGIAHELRTPLVRLRYRLEMSENLSENESAALNRDIGQLESLIEELLTYARLDRPRVDLTLKSFDLAEWLRLHIEDVQAVNPQAQIDLDIPQRENFGVADTRLMERVLDNLVNNALRYAQQRLRVSLWFDGSIGCLQVEDDGPGIPQEERERVFEPFVRLDPSRDRATGGCGLGLAIVHSIALALQGNVTIESSPLGGASVRFCWPVDLPLREIPSRLT, encoded by the coding sequence ATGAGAAAGCTCTTTATCCAGTTCTATCTGTTACTTTTCGTCTGCTTTCTGGTGATGACCTTGCTGGTAGGACTGGTGTACAAATTCACCGCCGAACGCGCCGGACGCCAGTCGATGAACGATTTAATGGCCAGCTCGCTGTTTTTGATGCGCAGCGAGTTGCGCGAGATCCCGCCGCGTGACTGGAACAAAACCATCCGCAGCCTCGATCTCGATTTATCCTTTAATCTGCACATCGAGCCGATGAGTAAGTATGAACTGGACGAGCCGGATATGAAGCGGTTACGTGCAGGCGAAATCGTCGCGCTTGACGATCAATACACCTTCCTGCAACACATTCCGCGCAGCCATTACGTGTTATCCGTTGGCCCGATTCCTTACCTGTTTTACCTGCACCAAATGCGTCTGCTGGATATCGCTCTGCTGGCTTTTATCGGTATGTCGCTGGCGCTGCCGGTGTTTATCTGGATGCGTCCCCACTGGAAAGAGATGCTGCGACTGGAAAAGGCGGCGCAGCGCTTTGGGCGCGGTGAACTGGATGTGCGTACCCATTTTGACAGCACTTCCAGCCTGTTCCGCCTCGGTGTCGCCTTCAACCAGATGGCCGATAACATCAACACGCTGGTTGCCAGTAAGAAGCAGTTGATCGACGGTATCGCCCATGAATTACGCACCCCGCTGGTACGTTTGCGCTACCGGCTGGAGATGAGTGAAAACCTGAGCGAAAATGAATCTGCCGCGCTGAACCGGGATATCGGCCAGCTGGAAAGCTTAATCGAGGAGCTGCTGACCTATGCGCGCCTCGACCGTCCGCGTGTCGATCTCACTCTGAAATCTTTTGACCTCGCCGAATGGCTGCGCCTGCATATTGAAGATGTGCAGGCGGTGAATCCGCAGGCGCAGATCGATCTCGACATTCCGCAGCGTGAAAACTTTGGTGTCGCTGATACCCGCCTGATGGAGCGCGTGCTGGATAACCTGGTCAATAACGCGCTGCGCTACGCACAACAACGGCTGCGCGTCAGCCTGTGGTTTGATGGCAGTATCGGGTGTTTGCAGGTAGAAGATGACGGTCCGGGTATTCCACAGGAAGAACGTGAGCGCGTGTTTGAGCCTTTTGTGCGCCTCGATCCCAGCCGCGATCGTGCTACCGGCGGTTGTGGCCTCGGCCTGGCGATTGTGCATTCCATCGCCCTTGCGTTGCAGGGCAATGTCACTATCGAGAGCAGCCCGCTGGGTGGTGCCAGTGTTCGCTTTTGCTGGCCGGTTGATCTACCCTTGCGGGAAATCCCGTCGCGCTTAACCTAA
- a CDS encoding carboxypeptidase M32, with protein MSSAYQELSRTFLRLSRFGHLGAIAGVDMQTTMPAGGSRARGEAMAELSVFMHEILTDKRLGGLFDAAQQESLNDVEQANLTEMRRAWQQATLLPASLVEAKSLAGSRCEHAWRQQRPANDWQGFAANLKDVVKLSREEAQLRAEALGVSRYDALLDVFEPGMTSAQLDQTFGELKSWLPQLLQKVVAKQQQHPVTTPVGPFAIESQKQLGLSLMGTLGFDFNHGRLDVSAHPFCGGVPEDVRITTRYNENEFLSAMMGVIHETGHARYEQNLPQQWRGQPVAHARSTAMHESQSLFMEMQLGRSREFLQRIQPQVIALMGDQPALASDNFIRLTQRVKPGLIRVDADELSYPAHVILRYEIERALIEGEIEVDDIPALWDEKMQDSLGMDTRGNYRDGCMQDIHWTDGAFGYFPTYTLGAMYAAQLFQAVKRAIPQVSELILQGDLQPVFDWLQQNIWQHGSRFPTGQLLVNATGETLNPHYFRQHLEQRYLAD; from the coding sequence GTGTCCTCAGCTTATCAGGAACTTAGCCGCACTTTTCTGCGTCTGTCTCGCTTCGGCCATTTAGGCGCTATCGCCGGTGTGGATATGCAAACCACCATGCCTGCCGGTGGCAGCCGCGCCCGTGGCGAGGCCATGGCCGAGCTGAGCGTATTTATGCACGAAATCCTGACCGATAAACGCCTCGGTGGCTTGTTTGATGCCGCGCAGCAGGAGTCTCTCAATGATGTGGAGCAGGCAAACCTGACGGAAATGCGCCGTGCCTGGCAACAGGCTACCCTTCTCCCGGCCTCATTAGTTGAAGCCAAATCGCTGGCGGGTTCCCGTTGTGAACACGCCTGGCGTCAGCAGCGTCCGGCGAATGACTGGCAGGGATTCGCTGCCAATCTGAAAGACGTGGTGAAACTGAGCCGCGAAGAAGCGCAGCTGCGCGCTGAGGCGCTCGGCGTCTCCCGCTACGATGCGCTGCTTGACGTGTTCGAACCGGGTATGACCAGCGCTCAGCTTGACCAGACCTTTGGCGAGTTAAAAAGCTGGCTGCCGCAACTGCTGCAAAAAGTGGTGGCAAAGCAACAGCAGCATCCCGTCACCACGCCGGTCGGGCCGTTTGCTATCGAATCACAGAAACAACTCGGGTTGAGCCTGATGGGCACCCTCGGTTTCGATTTCAATCATGGCCGTCTCGACGTCAGCGCTCACCCTTTCTGCGGCGGTGTGCCGGAAGATGTGCGTATCACCACCCGTTACAATGAGAATGAATTTCTCAGCGCGATGATGGGGGTGATCCACGAAACCGGACACGCCCGTTACGAACAGAATCTGCCCCAGCAGTGGCGCGGTCAGCCGGTGGCGCATGCGCGTTCCACCGCGATGCACGAATCGCAAAGTCTGTTTATGGAGATGCAGCTGGGACGCAGCCGCGAGTTTCTGCAACGAATCCAGCCGCAGGTGATTGCGCTGATGGGCGATCAACCCGCCCTCGCCAGTGACAACTTTATTCGTCTGACACAACGTGTGAAACCGGGTCTGATCCGTGTCGATGCCGACGAACTCAGCTATCCGGCACACGTGATTTTACGTTACGAGATTGAGCGTGCCTTGATTGAGGGCGAGATTGAGGTTGATGACATTCCGGCGCTGTGGGATGAAAAGATGCAGGATTCACTCGGCATGGATACACGCGGTAATTATCGTGATGGCTGTATGCAGGATATCCACTGGACGGACGGTGCTTTTGGTTACTTCCCGACCTACACACTCGGGGCCATGTATGCTGCACAGCTGTTCCAGGCGGTGAAGCGTGCCATTCCCCAGGTGAGCGAGCTGATTCTGCAGGGGGATTTGCAACCGGTGTTTGACTGGCTGCAACAGAATATCTGGCAGCACGGCAGCCGTTTCCCAACCGGGCAATTGCTGGTCAACGCCACCGGAGAAACCTTAAATCCGCACTATTTCCGCCAACACCTTGAACAACGCTATCTGGCTGATTAA